The Paramisgurnus dabryanus chromosome 1, PD_genome_1.1, whole genome shotgun sequence genome includes a window with the following:
- the sec24c gene encoding protein transport protein Sec24C isoform X2, with translation MNVNQQPQMASPYRQPQPGYQGYPQPGYGGGHMPAGYPAQNAPYNGPGSAYQQGPPQGYSPYASFPSKTLTTNLVSDLSSSPLDLGMRGPPTSGAPPVSAAQNYSQFAQGDAQNGPPPMGAPQQRPPVSQPYTPGVMNMSGPQPPYSQPFGAPPASMQQMTNQMASMQVGSTAPSPAGTGYAPPSVSQAPVSAAYTPAAPHTFPPTSAAPTQPLLTEGAAQTAPPSYYGSPPTAQQPFQNAPPSFSAAGPTQPQAPPPVSQHSYPQGPPVSQPPFSTAPPPGPRTQSYDGPPPGQPSFQRPPLSTSQPPMFPGGPPPPTSTPSQMPGGMPPQPPVSQPSLYHSGPPPATSGFPPQGGAPPRPHLPGMQGPPMGSQGPPMAQANHVPPSQPGMSPGPHNAGMSGPPQPQPGMQGYPPQQNGAFGQVRGPQPGYAAPYAGQPNYGAGPTAPAPAQSAPKRLDPDSIPSPIQVIEDDKVNKGSEPFTTGVRGQAPPLVTTNFQVKDQGNASPRYIRCTAYNIPCNSDMAKQSQVPLAAVIKPLATLPPDETPPYLVDHGETGPIRCNRCKAYMCPFMHFIEGGRRFQCSFCNCVTEVPPHYFQHLDHTGKRVDCYERPELSMGSYEFMATMDYCKNNKFPQPPAYIFLIDVSYNAVKSGMVGMVCQELKTLLDYLPRENPEVESNIRVGFVTYNKVLHFYNVKASLAQPQMMVVSDVADMFLPLLDGFLVNVSESRMVIESLLDQIPEMFADTRETETVYGPVIQAGLEALKAADCAGKLFIFHSSLPIAEAPGKLKNREDKKLVGTDKEKSLFQPQVGFYNTLAKECVAQGCCVDLFLFPNQYVDVATLGVVPTSTGGSIYKYTYFQAASDQERFLNDLRRDVQKQMGFDAVLRVRTSTGIRATDFFGSFYMSNTTDVELAGLDCDKTVTVEFRHDDKLSEETGALMQCAVLYTSCSGQRRLRIHNMAVNCCSQLADLYRNCETDTIINFLAKYAYRSLLSGPTKNVRDSLVNQCAQILACYRKNCASPSSAGQLILPECMKLLPVYLNCVLKSDVLQPGADVSLDDRAYLRQLVSAMDVAESHAFFYPRLLPLQKLDVESTSLPVAVRDSEERLSRGGVYLLENGLNLFIWVGMNAQQELLQNIFGTTSFSQIDPSMTSLPVLDNPFSKRLKEIIESIRAQRSRYMKLIVVKQEDKLELIFKHFLVEDKSNNGGASYVDFLCHMHKEIRQLLS, from the exons ATGAATGTTAACCAGCAACCTCAGATGGCCTCTCCTTATAGGCAGCCTCAGCCTGGATATCAGGGCTATCCCCAGCCTGGCTATGGGGGCGGACACATGCCAGCTGGCTATCCAGCTCAGAATGCACCTTATAATGGTCCAGGCTCTGCTTACCAACAAGGTCCACCGCAAG GATATTCTCCTTATGCAAGCTTTCCCTCTAAGACTCTCACAACAAATTTAGTTTCTGACCTGTCCTCCTCTCCTCTTGACCTAG GTATGAGAGGACCCCCGACGTCGGGAGCGCCACCTGTCTCGGCTGCCCAGAACTATTCTCAGTTTGCGCAAGGAGACGCTCAGAACGGGCCACCACCAATGGGTGCTCCACAACAGAG GCCTCCAGTGTCTCAGCCATACACTCCAGGAGTAATGAATATGTCTGGTCCTCAGCCCCCTTACAGCCAACCGTTTGGAGCTCCACCTGCCAGCATGCAACAGATGACCAATCAAATGGCCAGCATGCAGGTTGGATCCACTGCACCATCTCCTGCTGGCACAGGCTATG ctCCTCCTTCTGTATCCCAGGCACCTGTCTCAGCTGCCTACACACCTGCAGCCCCTCACACTTTTCCACCCACTTCTGCTGCTCCCACACAGCCCCTGCTTACTGAAGGTGCGGCTCAGACTGCTCCTCCATCCTACTATGGGTCTCCACCTACAGCACAGCAGCCTTTTCAAAATGCCCCTCCGTCTTTTTCCGCTGCTGGCCCCACCCAGCCCCAAGCCCCGCCCCCTGTCTCTCAGCATTCCTACCCTCAAGGTCCACCTGTCTCTCAGCCTCCTTTTTCCACAGCCCCACCTCCAGGACCCAGGACCCAATCATACGATGGCCCACCTCCAGGACAACCATCTTTCCAAAGACCTCCTCTTTCAACTTCCCAGCCCCCTATGTTCCCTGGAGGTCCACCACCACCCACATCTACACCATCTCAGATGCCAGGAGGGATGCCACCCCAGCCGCCAGTATCCCAGCCTTCGCTTTACCACTCAGGTCCTCCACCTGCCACATCTGGGTTTCCACCACAAGGAGGAGCTCCACCAAGGCCTCACCTTCCTGGAATGCAGGGCCCTCCCATGGGCTCTCAAGGTCCTCCAATGGCACAGGCAAACCACGTGCCTCCCTCACAACCTGGCATGTCACCTGGTCCTCATAATGCTGGTATGTCGGGACCACCACAACCACAGCCGGGAATGCAGGGCTATCCTCCGCAACAAAATG GTGCGTTTGGGCAGGTCAGAGGACCTCAGCCGGGCTATGCAGCGCCGTATGCTGGGCAACCAAACTATGGCGCAGGTCCCACCGCACCTGCTCCAGCACAATCTGCCCCAAAAAGGCTCGATCCAGATTCGATCCCAAGCCCG ATTCAGGTTATTGAGGACGACAAAGTAAACAAGGGAAGTGAACCTTTTACTACAGGAGTCAGAGGTCAAGCCCCACCTCTTGTCACCACCAACTTCCAAGTTAAAGATCAAG GGAATGCAAGTCCACGCTACATCCGTTGCACAGCCTACAACATACCCTGCAATTCAGACATGGCCAAACAGTCACAGGTGCCCCTGGCTGCTGTCATCAAACCCTTGGCCACACTGCCACCAGATGAG ACACCACCATATCTTGTTGATCATGGTGAAACCGGTCCCATCCGCTGCAATCGCTGCAAAGCCTACATGTGTCCGTTCATGCATTTTATCGAAGGCGGTCGGCGTTTTCAGTGCAGTTTCTGCAATTGCGTCACAGAGG TACCTCCCCATTACTTCCAGCATCTGGATCACACCGGGAAGAGAGTAGACTGCTATGAGCGACCGGAGCTCTCAATGGGCAGTTACGAGTTTATGGCTACTATGGACTACTGTAAG AACAATAAGTTTCCTCAGCCGCCAGCCTACATCTTCCTGATTGACGTCTCTTATAATGCTGTGAAGAGCGGCATGGTGGGAATGGTATGCCAGGAGCTGAAGACGCTGTTGGATTACTTGCCCAG AGAGAACCCCGAAGTGGAGTCAAACATTCGAGTCGGCTTCGTCACTTACAATAAAGTGCTTCATTTCTATAACGTGAAAGCGTCTCTCGCTCAGCCACAGATGATGGTCGTGTCAGATGTGGCTGACATGTTTCTGCCCCTGTTGGATGGTTTTCTGGTCAATGTTTCAGAGTCAAGGATGGTTATTGAGAG TTTGTTGGATCAGATCCCTGAGATGTTTGCAGACACGCGGGAAACGGAAACTGTGTATGGGCCTGTCATTCAGGCAGGGCTGGAGGCGCTGAAG GCTGCGGATTGTGCCGGaaagctttttattttccaCTCATCTCTACCTATTGCTGAAGCACCAGGCAAATTGAAAAACCGTGAGGACAAGAAACTAGTGGGAACTGATAAAGAGAAG TCCCTGTTCCAGCCACAGGTTGGTTTTTACAACACTTTGGCCAAGGAGTGCGTTGCCCAAGGTTGCTGTGTGGACCTCTTCCTATTTCCCAACCAGTATGTTGATGTAGCAACGTTAGGGGTGGTGCCCACTTCAACGGGTGGCTCCATCTACAAATACACCTACTTCCAG GCTGCATCTGACCAAGAGCGATTCCTCAATGACCTGAGGAGAGATGTGCAGAAGCAGATGGGCTTTGATGCTGTATTGAGGGTCCGCACTAGTACAG GTATCCGGGCGACAGACTTCTTTGGTTCTTTCTACATGAGCAACACCACAGATGTAGAGTTGGCAGGACTAGACTGTGACAAGACAGTTACAGTGGAGTTCAGACACGATGACAAGCTCAGCGAGGAGACCGGCGCTCTAATGCAG TGTGCGGTTTTGTACACGAGCTGCAGTGGGCAGCGACGCCTTCGCATCCACAACATGGCAGTAAACTGCTGCTCTCAGCTGGCAGATCTGTACAGGAACTGCGAGACTGACACCATCATCAACTTCCTCGCCAAATATG CATATCGCAGTTTACTTAGCGGTCCCACCAAGAATGTACGTGACAGTCTGGTGAATCAGTGTGCGCAGATCTTGGCCTGTTATCGAAAAAACTGCGCCAGTCCATCTTCAGCGGGACAG TTGATTTTACCAGAGTGTATGAAGCTGCTTCCTGTGTATCTGAACTGCGTGTTGAAAAGTGACGTTCTGCAGCCCGGGGCGGATGTCTCCCTGGATGACCGTGCCTATCTGAGACAGCTGGTCAGCGCCATGGACGTAGCCGAGAGCCACGCATTCTTCTACCCTCGGCTGCTTCCTCTG CAAAAGCTGGATGTCGAGAGCACGTCTCTGCCCGTAGCTGTGAGAGACTCCGAGGAGAGGCTGTCTAGAGGAGGAGTGTACCTGTTAGAGAACGGACTAAACCTTTTCATTTGGGTCGGGATGAATGCCCAACAAGAGCTGCTCCAGAACATCTTTGGAACGACTTCGTTCAGCCAGATAGACCCCAGCATG
- the sec24c gene encoding protein transport protein Sec24C isoform X1, with product MNVNQQPQMASPYRQPQPGYQGYPQPGYGGGHMPAGYPAQNAPYNGPGSAYQQGPPQGYSPYASFPSKTLTTNLVSDLSSSPLDLGMRGPPTSGAPPVSAAQNYSQFAQGDAQNGPPPMGAPQQRPPVSQPYTPGVMNMSGPQPPYSQPFGAPPASMQQMTNQMASMQVGSTAPSPAGTGYAPPSVSQAPVSAAYTPAAPHTFPPTSAAPTQPLLTEGAAQTAPPSYYGSPPTAQQPFQNAPPSFSAAGPTQPQAPPPVSQHSYPQGPPVSQPPFSTAPPPGPRTQSYDGPPPGQPSFQRPPLSTSQPPMFPGGPPPPTSTPSQMPGGMPPQPPVSQPSLYHSGPPPATSGFPPQGGAPPRPHLPGMQGPPMGSQGPPMAQANHVPPSQPGMSPGPHNAGMSGPPQPQPGMQGYPPQQNGAFGQVRGPQPGYAAPYAGQPNYGAGPTAPAPAQSAPKRLDPDSIPSPQASDMPPVQKTRHRIDPDAIPSPIQVIEDDKVNKGSEPFTTGVRGQAPPLVTTNFQVKDQGNASPRYIRCTAYNIPCNSDMAKQSQVPLAAVIKPLATLPPDETPPYLVDHGETGPIRCNRCKAYMCPFMHFIEGGRRFQCSFCNCVTEVPPHYFQHLDHTGKRVDCYERPELSMGSYEFMATMDYCKNNKFPQPPAYIFLIDVSYNAVKSGMVGMVCQELKTLLDYLPRENPEVESNIRVGFVTYNKVLHFYNVKASLAQPQMMVVSDVADMFLPLLDGFLVNVSESRMVIESLLDQIPEMFADTRETETVYGPVIQAGLEALKAADCAGKLFIFHSSLPIAEAPGKLKNREDKKLVGTDKEKSLFQPQVGFYNTLAKECVAQGCCVDLFLFPNQYVDVATLGVVPTSTGGSIYKYTYFQAASDQERFLNDLRRDVQKQMGFDAVLRVRTSTGIRATDFFGSFYMSNTTDVELAGLDCDKTVTVEFRHDDKLSEETGALMQCAVLYTSCSGQRRLRIHNMAVNCCSQLADLYRNCETDTIINFLAKYAYRSLLSGPTKNVRDSLVNQCAQILACYRKNCASPSSAGQLILPECMKLLPVYLNCVLKSDVLQPGADVSLDDRAYLRQLVSAMDVAESHAFFYPRLLPLQKLDVESTSLPVAVRDSEERLSRGGVYLLENGLNLFIWVGMNAQQELLQNIFGTTSFSQIDPSMTSLPVLDNPFSKRLKEIIESIRAQRSRYMKLIVVKQEDKLELIFKHFLVEDKSNNGGASYVDFLCHMHKEIRQLLS from the exons ATGAATGTTAACCAGCAACCTCAGATGGCCTCTCCTTATAGGCAGCCTCAGCCTGGATATCAGGGCTATCCCCAGCCTGGCTATGGGGGCGGACACATGCCAGCTGGCTATCCAGCTCAGAATGCACCTTATAATGGTCCAGGCTCTGCTTACCAACAAGGTCCACCGCAAG GATATTCTCCTTATGCAAGCTTTCCCTCTAAGACTCTCACAACAAATTTAGTTTCTGACCTGTCCTCCTCTCCTCTTGACCTAG GTATGAGAGGACCCCCGACGTCGGGAGCGCCACCTGTCTCGGCTGCCCAGAACTATTCTCAGTTTGCGCAAGGAGACGCTCAGAACGGGCCACCACCAATGGGTGCTCCACAACAGAG GCCTCCAGTGTCTCAGCCATACACTCCAGGAGTAATGAATATGTCTGGTCCTCAGCCCCCTTACAGCCAACCGTTTGGAGCTCCACCTGCCAGCATGCAACAGATGACCAATCAAATGGCCAGCATGCAGGTTGGATCCACTGCACCATCTCCTGCTGGCACAGGCTATG ctCCTCCTTCTGTATCCCAGGCACCTGTCTCAGCTGCCTACACACCTGCAGCCCCTCACACTTTTCCACCCACTTCTGCTGCTCCCACACAGCCCCTGCTTACTGAAGGTGCGGCTCAGACTGCTCCTCCATCCTACTATGGGTCTCCACCTACAGCACAGCAGCCTTTTCAAAATGCCCCTCCGTCTTTTTCCGCTGCTGGCCCCACCCAGCCCCAAGCCCCGCCCCCTGTCTCTCAGCATTCCTACCCTCAAGGTCCACCTGTCTCTCAGCCTCCTTTTTCCACAGCCCCACCTCCAGGACCCAGGACCCAATCATACGATGGCCCACCTCCAGGACAACCATCTTTCCAAAGACCTCCTCTTTCAACTTCCCAGCCCCCTATGTTCCCTGGAGGTCCACCACCACCCACATCTACACCATCTCAGATGCCAGGAGGGATGCCACCCCAGCCGCCAGTATCCCAGCCTTCGCTTTACCACTCAGGTCCTCCACCTGCCACATCTGGGTTTCCACCACAAGGAGGAGCTCCACCAAGGCCTCACCTTCCTGGAATGCAGGGCCCTCCCATGGGCTCTCAAGGTCCTCCAATGGCACAGGCAAACCACGTGCCTCCCTCACAACCTGGCATGTCACCTGGTCCTCATAATGCTGGTATGTCGGGACCACCACAACCACAGCCGGGAATGCAGGGCTATCCTCCGCAACAAAATG GTGCGTTTGGGCAGGTCAGAGGACCTCAGCCGGGCTATGCAGCGCCGTATGCTGGGCAACCAAACTATGGCGCAGGTCCCACCGCACCTGCTCCAGCACAATCTGCCCCAAAAAGGCTCGATCCAGATTCGATCCCAAGCCCG CAAGCCTCTGACATGCCGCCTGTGCAGAAAACAAGACATAGAATAGACCCAGACGCAATCCCCAGTCCA ATTCAGGTTATTGAGGACGACAAAGTAAACAAGGGAAGTGAACCTTTTACTACAGGAGTCAGAGGTCAAGCCCCACCTCTTGTCACCACCAACTTCCAAGTTAAAGATCAAG GGAATGCAAGTCCACGCTACATCCGTTGCACAGCCTACAACATACCCTGCAATTCAGACATGGCCAAACAGTCACAGGTGCCCCTGGCTGCTGTCATCAAACCCTTGGCCACACTGCCACCAGATGAG ACACCACCATATCTTGTTGATCATGGTGAAACCGGTCCCATCCGCTGCAATCGCTGCAAAGCCTACATGTGTCCGTTCATGCATTTTATCGAAGGCGGTCGGCGTTTTCAGTGCAGTTTCTGCAATTGCGTCACAGAGG TACCTCCCCATTACTTCCAGCATCTGGATCACACCGGGAAGAGAGTAGACTGCTATGAGCGACCGGAGCTCTCAATGGGCAGTTACGAGTTTATGGCTACTATGGACTACTGTAAG AACAATAAGTTTCCTCAGCCGCCAGCCTACATCTTCCTGATTGACGTCTCTTATAATGCTGTGAAGAGCGGCATGGTGGGAATGGTATGCCAGGAGCTGAAGACGCTGTTGGATTACTTGCCCAG AGAGAACCCCGAAGTGGAGTCAAACATTCGAGTCGGCTTCGTCACTTACAATAAAGTGCTTCATTTCTATAACGTGAAAGCGTCTCTCGCTCAGCCACAGATGATGGTCGTGTCAGATGTGGCTGACATGTTTCTGCCCCTGTTGGATGGTTTTCTGGTCAATGTTTCAGAGTCAAGGATGGTTATTGAGAG TTTGTTGGATCAGATCCCTGAGATGTTTGCAGACACGCGGGAAACGGAAACTGTGTATGGGCCTGTCATTCAGGCAGGGCTGGAGGCGCTGAAG GCTGCGGATTGTGCCGGaaagctttttattttccaCTCATCTCTACCTATTGCTGAAGCACCAGGCAAATTGAAAAACCGTGAGGACAAGAAACTAGTGGGAACTGATAAAGAGAAG TCCCTGTTCCAGCCACAGGTTGGTTTTTACAACACTTTGGCCAAGGAGTGCGTTGCCCAAGGTTGCTGTGTGGACCTCTTCCTATTTCCCAACCAGTATGTTGATGTAGCAACGTTAGGGGTGGTGCCCACTTCAACGGGTGGCTCCATCTACAAATACACCTACTTCCAG GCTGCATCTGACCAAGAGCGATTCCTCAATGACCTGAGGAGAGATGTGCAGAAGCAGATGGGCTTTGATGCTGTATTGAGGGTCCGCACTAGTACAG GTATCCGGGCGACAGACTTCTTTGGTTCTTTCTACATGAGCAACACCACAGATGTAGAGTTGGCAGGACTAGACTGTGACAAGACAGTTACAGTGGAGTTCAGACACGATGACAAGCTCAGCGAGGAGACCGGCGCTCTAATGCAG TGTGCGGTTTTGTACACGAGCTGCAGTGGGCAGCGACGCCTTCGCATCCACAACATGGCAGTAAACTGCTGCTCTCAGCTGGCAGATCTGTACAGGAACTGCGAGACTGACACCATCATCAACTTCCTCGCCAAATATG CATATCGCAGTTTACTTAGCGGTCCCACCAAGAATGTACGTGACAGTCTGGTGAATCAGTGTGCGCAGATCTTGGCCTGTTATCGAAAAAACTGCGCCAGTCCATCTTCAGCGGGACAG TTGATTTTACCAGAGTGTATGAAGCTGCTTCCTGTGTATCTGAACTGCGTGTTGAAAAGTGACGTTCTGCAGCCCGGGGCGGATGTCTCCCTGGATGACCGTGCCTATCTGAGACAGCTGGTCAGCGCCATGGACGTAGCCGAGAGCCACGCATTCTTCTACCCTCGGCTGCTTCCTCTG CAAAAGCTGGATGTCGAGAGCACGTCTCTGCCCGTAGCTGTGAGAGACTCCGAGGAGAGGCTGTCTAGAGGAGGAGTGTACCTGTTAGAGAACGGACTAAACCTTTTCATTTGGGTCGGGATGAATGCCCAACAAGAGCTGCTCCAGAACATCTTTGGAACGACTTCGTTCAGCCAGATAGACCCCAGCATG
- the sec24c gene encoding protein transport protein Sec24C isoform X3 produces the protein MNVNQQPQMASPYRQPQPGYQGYPQPGYGGGHMPAGYPAQNAPYNGPGSAYQQGPPQGMRGPPTSGAPPVSAAQNYSQFAQGDAQNGPPPMGAPQQRPPVSQPYTPGVMNMSGPQPPYSQPFGAPPASMQQMTNQMASMQVGSTAPSPAGTGYAPPSVSQAPVSAAYTPAAPHTFPPTSAAPTQPLLTEGAAQTAPPSYYGSPPTAQQPFQNAPPSFSAAGPTQPQAPPPVSQHSYPQGPPVSQPPFSTAPPPGPRTQSYDGPPPGQPSFQRPPLSTSQPPMFPGGPPPPTSTPSQMPGGMPPQPPVSQPSLYHSGPPPATSGFPPQGGAPPRPHLPGMQGPPMGSQGPPMAQANHVPPSQPGMSPGPHNAGMSGPPQPQPGMQGYPPQQNGAFGQVRGPQPGYAAPYAGQPNYGAGPTAPAPAQSAPKRLDPDSIPSPQASDMPPVQKTRHRIDPDAIPSPIQVIEDDKVNKGSEPFTTGVRGQAPPLVTTNFQVKDQGNASPRYIRCTAYNIPCNSDMAKQSQVPLAAVIKPLATLPPDETPPYLVDHGETGPIRCNRCKAYMCPFMHFIEGGRRFQCSFCNCVTEVPPHYFQHLDHTGKRVDCYERPELSMGSYEFMATMDYCKNNKFPQPPAYIFLIDVSYNAVKSGMVGMVCQELKTLLDYLPRENPEVESNIRVGFVTYNKVLHFYNVKASLAQPQMMVVSDVADMFLPLLDGFLVNVSESRMVIESLLDQIPEMFADTRETETVYGPVIQAGLEALKAADCAGKLFIFHSSLPIAEAPGKLKNREDKKLVGTDKEKSLFQPQVGFYNTLAKECVAQGCCVDLFLFPNQYVDVATLGVVPTSTGGSIYKYTYFQAASDQERFLNDLRRDVQKQMGFDAVLRVRTSTGIRATDFFGSFYMSNTTDVELAGLDCDKTVTVEFRHDDKLSEETGALMQCAVLYTSCSGQRRLRIHNMAVNCCSQLADLYRNCETDTIINFLAKYAYRSLLSGPTKNVRDSLVNQCAQILACYRKNCASPSSAGQLILPECMKLLPVYLNCVLKSDVLQPGADVSLDDRAYLRQLVSAMDVAESHAFFYPRLLPLQKLDVESTSLPVAVRDSEERLSRGGVYLLENGLNLFIWVGMNAQQELLQNIFGTTSFSQIDPSMTSLPVLDNPFSKRLKEIIESIRAQRSRYMKLIVVKQEDKLELIFKHFLVEDKSNNGGASYVDFLCHMHKEIRQLLS, from the exons ATGAATGTTAACCAGCAACCTCAGATGGCCTCTCCTTATAGGCAGCCTCAGCCTGGATATCAGGGCTATCCCCAGCCTGGCTATGGGGGCGGACACATGCCAGCTGGCTATCCAGCTCAGAATGCACCTTATAATGGTCCAGGCTCTGCTTACCAACAAGGTCCACCGCAAG GTATGAGAGGACCCCCGACGTCGGGAGCGCCACCTGTCTCGGCTGCCCAGAACTATTCTCAGTTTGCGCAAGGAGACGCTCAGAACGGGCCACCACCAATGGGTGCTCCACAACAGAG GCCTCCAGTGTCTCAGCCATACACTCCAGGAGTAATGAATATGTCTGGTCCTCAGCCCCCTTACAGCCAACCGTTTGGAGCTCCACCTGCCAGCATGCAACAGATGACCAATCAAATGGCCAGCATGCAGGTTGGATCCACTGCACCATCTCCTGCTGGCACAGGCTATG ctCCTCCTTCTGTATCCCAGGCACCTGTCTCAGCTGCCTACACACCTGCAGCCCCTCACACTTTTCCACCCACTTCTGCTGCTCCCACACAGCCCCTGCTTACTGAAGGTGCGGCTCAGACTGCTCCTCCATCCTACTATGGGTCTCCACCTACAGCACAGCAGCCTTTTCAAAATGCCCCTCCGTCTTTTTCCGCTGCTGGCCCCACCCAGCCCCAAGCCCCGCCCCCTGTCTCTCAGCATTCCTACCCTCAAGGTCCACCTGTCTCTCAGCCTCCTTTTTCCACAGCCCCACCTCCAGGACCCAGGACCCAATCATACGATGGCCCACCTCCAGGACAACCATCTTTCCAAAGACCTCCTCTTTCAACTTCCCAGCCCCCTATGTTCCCTGGAGGTCCACCACCACCCACATCTACACCATCTCAGATGCCAGGAGGGATGCCACCCCAGCCGCCAGTATCCCAGCCTTCGCTTTACCACTCAGGTCCTCCACCTGCCACATCTGGGTTTCCACCACAAGGAGGAGCTCCACCAAGGCCTCACCTTCCTGGAATGCAGGGCCCTCCCATGGGCTCTCAAGGTCCTCCAATGGCACAGGCAAACCACGTGCCTCCCTCACAACCTGGCATGTCACCTGGTCCTCATAATGCTGGTATGTCGGGACCACCACAACCACAGCCGGGAATGCAGGGCTATCCTCCGCAACAAAATG GTGCGTTTGGGCAGGTCAGAGGACCTCAGCCGGGCTATGCAGCGCCGTATGCTGGGCAACCAAACTATGGCGCAGGTCCCACCGCACCTGCTCCAGCACAATCTGCCCCAAAAAGGCTCGATCCAGATTCGATCCCAAGCCCG CAAGCCTCTGACATGCCGCCTGTGCAGAAAACAAGACATAGAATAGACCCAGACGCAATCCCCAGTCCA ATTCAGGTTATTGAGGACGACAAAGTAAACAAGGGAAGTGAACCTTTTACTACAGGAGTCAGAGGTCAAGCCCCACCTCTTGTCACCACCAACTTCCAAGTTAAAGATCAAG GGAATGCAAGTCCACGCTACATCCGTTGCACAGCCTACAACATACCCTGCAATTCAGACATGGCCAAACAGTCACAGGTGCCCCTGGCTGCTGTCATCAAACCCTTGGCCACACTGCCACCAGATGAG ACACCACCATATCTTGTTGATCATGGTGAAACCGGTCCCATCCGCTGCAATCGCTGCAAAGCCTACATGTGTCCGTTCATGCATTTTATCGAAGGCGGTCGGCGTTTTCAGTGCAGTTTCTGCAATTGCGTCACAGAGG TACCTCCCCATTACTTCCAGCATCTGGATCACACCGGGAAGAGAGTAGACTGCTATGAGCGACCGGAGCTCTCAATGGGCAGTTACGAGTTTATGGCTACTATGGACTACTGTAAG AACAATAAGTTTCCTCAGCCGCCAGCCTACATCTTCCTGATTGACGTCTCTTATAATGCTGTGAAGAGCGGCATGGTGGGAATGGTATGCCAGGAGCTGAAGACGCTGTTGGATTACTTGCCCAG AGAGAACCCCGAAGTGGAGTCAAACATTCGAGTCGGCTTCGTCACTTACAATAAAGTGCTTCATTTCTATAACGTGAAAGCGTCTCTCGCTCAGCCACAGATGATGGTCGTGTCAGATGTGGCTGACATGTTTCTGCCCCTGTTGGATGGTTTTCTGGTCAATGTTTCAGAGTCAAGGATGGTTATTGAGAG TTTGTTGGATCAGATCCCTGAGATGTTTGCAGACACGCGGGAAACGGAAACTGTGTATGGGCCTGTCATTCAGGCAGGGCTGGAGGCGCTGAAG GCTGCGGATTGTGCCGGaaagctttttattttccaCTCATCTCTACCTATTGCTGAAGCACCAGGCAAATTGAAAAACCGTGAGGACAAGAAACTAGTGGGAACTGATAAAGAGAAG TCCCTGTTCCAGCCACAGGTTGGTTTTTACAACACTTTGGCCAAGGAGTGCGTTGCCCAAGGTTGCTGTGTGGACCTCTTCCTATTTCCCAACCAGTATGTTGATGTAGCAACGTTAGGGGTGGTGCCCACTTCAACGGGTGGCTCCATCTACAAATACACCTACTTCCAG GCTGCATCTGACCAAGAGCGATTCCTCAATGACCTGAGGAGAGATGTGCAGAAGCAGATGGGCTTTGATGCTGTATTGAGGGTCCGCACTAGTACAG GTATCCGGGCGACAGACTTCTTTGGTTCTTTCTACATGAGCAACACCACAGATGTAGAGTTGGCAGGACTAGACTGTGACAAGACAGTTACAGTGGAGTTCAGACACGATGACAAGCTCAGCGAGGAGACCGGCGCTCTAATGCAG TGTGCGGTTTTGTACACGAGCTGCAGTGGGCAGCGACGCCTTCGCATCCACAACATGGCAGTAAACTGCTGCTCTCAGCTGGCAGATCTGTACAGGAACTGCGAGACTGACACCATCATCAACTTCCTCGCCAAATATG CATATCGCAGTTTACTTAGCGGTCCCACCAAGAATGTACGTGACAGTCTGGTGAATCAGTGTGCGCAGATCTTGGCCTGTTATCGAAAAAACTGCGCCAGTCCATCTTCAGCGGGACAG TTGATTTTACCAGAGTGTATGAAGCTGCTTCCTGTGTATCTGAACTGCGTGTTGAAAAGTGACGTTCTGCAGCCCGGGGCGGATGTCTCCCTGGATGACCGTGCCTATCTGAGACAGCTGGTCAGCGCCATGGACGTAGCCGAGAGCCACGCATTCTTCTACCCTCGGCTGCTTCCTCTG CAAAAGCTGGATGTCGAGAGCACGTCTCTGCCCGTAGCTGTGAGAGACTCCGAGGAGAGGCTGTCTAGAGGAGGAGTGTACCTGTTAGAGAACGGACTAAACCTTTTCATTTGGGTCGGGATGAATGCCCAACAAGAGCTGCTCCAGAACATCTTTGGAACGACTTCGTTCAGCCAGATAGACCCCAGCATG